The following proteins come from a genomic window of Myroides odoratus DSM 2801:
- the frr gene encoding ribosome recycling factor — MTEEIDLIIASAKEAMDSSIAHLEKSLLNIRAGKASPQMLGAVFVDYYGSQTPLSQVASVNVPDARTLTVTPWEKSMLQPIEKAIMIANLGLNPMNNGDNIIINIPALTEERRKDLVKQAKAETEEAKIGIRNARKEANNDIKKEEKNGVSEDVCKDAEEQVQKLTDAFVKKIDDILVRKEEEILKV, encoded by the coding sequence ATGACAGAAGAAATAGATTTAATTATTGCAAGTGCAAAAGAGGCAATGGACAGTTCTATTGCTCACTTAGAAAAATCTTTATTAAATATTCGCGCTGGAAAAGCATCACCTCAAATGTTAGGTGCCGTTTTTGTAGACTATTACGGTTCTCAAACTCCGCTATCACAAGTAGCAAGTGTAAACGTTCCAGATGCTCGTACATTAACAGTTACACCTTGGGAAAAAAGCATGTTACAACCGATTGAAAAAGCGATTATGATTGCTAATTTAGGGTTGAATCCAATGAATAATGGAGATAATATCATCATCAATATTCCTGCTTTAACTGAAGAAAGACGTAAAGACTTGGTAAAACAAGCCAAAGCAGAAACAGAAGAAGCAAAAATTGGTATTCGAAATGCACGTAAAGAAGCAAACAACGATATCAAAAAAGAAGAAAAAAACGGAGTTTCTGAAGATGTTTGTAAAGATGCTGAAGAGCAAGTACAAAAATTGACCGATGCTTTTGTGAAAAAGATTGACGATATCTTAGTGAGAAAAGAAGAAGAAATTCTAAAAGTATAA
- a CDS encoding DUF3098 domain-containing protein, whose translation MKKDNNPSGFLFSKQNYTLLLVSFAIIALSFILMGGASNDDPTQFNEAIYSFRRIHLAPAVFFIGIGVAIYSIFKKDKKQS comes from the coding sequence ATGAAAAAAGATAACAACCCTTCAGGCTTTTTGTTTTCTAAACAAAATTACACCTTACTCCTTGTAAGTTTTGCGATTATAGCCTTGAGTTTTATCCTTATGGGTGGAGCTTCTAATGATGATCCTACACAATTTAATGAGGCCATCTATAGTTTTAGAAGAATTCACTTGGCACCAGCTGTGTTTTTTATTGGTATTGGTGTGGCCATTTATTCCATTTTTAAAAAAGATAAAAAACAATCATAA
- a CDS encoding DUF779 domain-containing protein, which yields MSKVSRIDVTEKAKALIQELQAEHGDLMFYQAGGCCEGTQPMCFVKGGYYLRRRDVKIGEVCGFDFWVDRDLFEYWKHAHFTLDVTDGFGAGGFSLEVPKQKTFQIHYRMFTPEELPKLEEVILNE from the coding sequence ATGTCGAAAGTTAGCCGAATTGATGTAACAGAAAAAGCAAAGGCCTTGATACAAGAACTACAAGCCGAACACGGAGATTTGATGTTCTATCAGGCTGGAGGCTGTTGTGAAGGTACACAACCGATGTGTTTTGTGAAGGGCGGGTATTACTTAAGACGAAGAGATGTCAAAATCGGAGAGGTGTGTGGTTTTGATTTTTGGGTAGATCGCGATTTATTCGAGTATTGGAAACACGCTCATTTCACATTAGACGTAACAGATGGTTTTGGAGCCGGTGGTTTCTCTTTAGAAGTGCCCAAACAAAAAACCTTTCAGATACATTATCGTATGTTTACACCAGAAGAGCTACCAAAGCTTGAGGAGGTAATTTTAAATGAATAA
- a CDS encoding patatin-like phospholipase family protein, with product MKTPKIGLALSGGGYKGIAHAGVLSFLLEQDIKPKILAGTSAGSIVSCLFAMGLTPHEILDFFKSVNILNWHFFTFKKAGLIDSNAFEKYLFSIFENRTLDDLPIPVLINSTDIAKGEVHVFDPSTRVIDAILASSAFPAIFSPHSINEQLYSDGGILNNFATDLIREDCDFLIGSNVCPIEQLDKKNLTSLRSVAIRAYDLMAANHNRSQSILCDWLIESHHITQYSTFERNKQRMDEIFDLGYQAASRTFKNHQDKFAKAIL from the coding sequence ATGAAAACCCCAAAAATAGGTTTGGCTTTATCTGGAGGTGGCTATAAAGGGATAGCTCATGCCGGTGTTCTTTCCTTTTTACTTGAGCAAGACATCAAACCTAAAATCCTCGCTGGAACAAGTGCTGGATCCATTGTTTCTTGTTTATTTGCGATGGGATTGACTCCACATGAGATCTTGGATTTTTTTAAATCTGTCAATATTTTAAACTGGCATTTTTTTACGTTTAAAAAAGCAGGACTCATTGATTCAAATGCATTTGAGAAATATCTATTCTCTATTTTTGAAAATAGAACCTTGGATGATTTGCCGATTCCAGTCCTGATTAACTCCACCGATATTGCAAAAGGAGAAGTACACGTATTTGATCCTAGTACACGTGTGATTGATGCGATCTTAGCCTCTAGTGCATTTCCCGCTATTTTTTCACCGCACAGCATCAATGAGCAATTGTATAGCGATGGAGGTATTCTCAACAATTTCGCTACAGATTTGATTCGAGAGGATTGCGACTTTCTCATTGGGAGTAATGTTTGCCCAATTGAACAATTAGACAAGAAAAACCTAACCTCCCTTCGATCCGTGGCTATACGAGCCTATGATTTGATGGCGGCTAATCACAACCGCTCCCAATCGATTTTATGTGATTGGTTAATTGAATCGCACCACATCACTCAATATTCAACTTTTGAGCGAAATAAGCAACGAATGGATGAAATTTTTGACTTGGGATATCAAGCAGCTAGTAGAACGTTTAAAAATCATCAGGATAAATTCGCAAAAGCTATTTTATAG
- the rpoN gene encoding RNA polymerase factor sigma-54, with amino-acid sequence MLKQSLQLKLSQKLSPQQIQLMKLIQLPTLAFEQRLKEELIENPALETGKEETGDDFDSLDNDFDDFDNERIDTEDINIDDYLSDDEIPDYKLQANNYSSDDDDYEAPIIATESFHQNLINQLNTFILSDHDRAIAEFLVGSIDEMGYIRREVQDIVDDLAFTQGIYTDLETVENILSIVHELEPIGVGARDLQECLLLQLKHKTPTDAITIAKDIIENQFDAFTKKHYDKLLTRYNITKDQLRKAIDEIEKLNPKPGGAFTGSNRFIEQVIPDFTIKIVDGEIELSLNNRNAPELHVSRDYQEMLQTYKDSTQASASQKDAVQFIKQKLDGAKWFIDAIKQRHETLYVTMSAIIHYQQEYFLTGDETKLKPMILKDIADLVGLDISTISRVANSKYVETPYGTKLIKNFFSEAMMNDQGEEVSTIEIKKILENIIMEEDKKKPYPDDKIAELLKEKGYPIARRTIAKYREQLDIPVARMRKKI; translated from the coding sequence ATGCTAAAACAAAGTTTACAGCTTAAATTATCTCAAAAATTATCTCCTCAGCAAATCCAGTTGATGAAGCTGATTCAATTGCCTACTTTAGCCTTTGAACAAAGGTTGAAAGAAGAACTAATTGAAAATCCTGCCTTGGAAACAGGGAAAGAAGAAACAGGGGACGACTTCGATAGTTTAGACAATGATTTTGACGACTTTGACAATGAACGCATTGACACAGAGGACATCAATATTGATGACTACCTCAGCGATGATGAAATTCCTGATTACAAATTACAGGCGAATAATTACAGTTCTGATGATGATGATTATGAAGCACCAATAATTGCTACAGAATCCTTTCATCAAAATCTAATCAATCAACTCAATACCTTTATCCTTTCTGACCACGATAGAGCCATTGCGGAATTCTTAGTGGGTAGTATTGATGAAATGGGGTACATCCGTCGTGAGGTACAAGACATTGTGGATGACTTGGCCTTTACGCAAGGGATTTACACCGATTTAGAAACGGTGGAAAACATCTTGAGTATCGTTCATGAACTTGAGCCAATTGGCGTAGGTGCACGTGATCTACAAGAGTGTTTATTGTTGCAATTGAAACACAAAACACCCACGGATGCTATTACAATAGCCAAAGACATCATTGAGAATCAATTCGATGCCTTTACTAAAAAACATTATGACAAGCTCTTAACGCGTTATAATATTACCAAAGATCAATTGCGCAAAGCCATTGATGAAATTGAGAAACTCAATCCGAAACCAGGAGGAGCTTTCACGGGATCTAATCGCTTTATTGAGCAAGTGATTCCCGATTTTACCATCAAAATTGTCGATGGTGAAATCGAATTATCCTTAAACAATAGAAATGCACCTGAGCTACACGTCTCTCGCGATTACCAAGAGATGTTACAGACGTATAAAGATTCTACGCAAGCTAGTGCTTCTCAAAAAGATGCGGTTCAATTCATCAAACAAAAGTTAGATGGAGCGAAGTGGTTCATTGACGCCATCAAACAACGTCATGAAACGCTTTATGTTACCATGAGTGCTATTATACACTATCAACAAGAATATTTTTTAACGGGAGACGAGACCAAACTTAAGCCAATGATTCTAAAAGACATTGCTGATTTAGTTGGGTTAGATATCTCTACGATTTCACGTGTTGCTAATAGTAAATACGTTGAAACACCTTATGGTACTAAATTGATCAAGAATTTCTTTTCAGAAGCGATGATGAATGATCAAGGAGAAGAAGTATCTACGATTGAAATCAAAAAGATTCTAGAAAATATCATCATGGAGGAGGATAAAAAGAAACCCTATCCCGATGATAAAATTGCGGAATTATTGAAAGAAAAAGGGTACCCTATTGCTCGAAGAACCATTGCAAAATACAGAGAACAATTGGACATTCCAGTTGCTCGAATGAGAAAGAAAATTTAA
- the asnS gene encoding asparagine--tRNA ligase, producing the protein MKHTKIIDLLTGKALLHEVKAKGWVKTFRNNQFIALNDGSTINNIQCVVDLDKFPAELLKKIHTGAAISVRGTLIESRGAGQNVEIQVENLKVYGESNPEEYPIQPKKHSLEFLRENAHLRIRTNIFGAIMRVRSTLSYAVHKYFQDNGFFYFNAPIITGSDAEGAGEMFKVTNFNLNKLPRTEEGTVDFSEDFFGKATNLTVSGQLEAETYAMALGSVYTFGPTFRAENSNTSRHLAEFWMIEPEVAFNKLADNMDLAEDFIKYVINYTLEKCQDDLAFLEKRLQEEEKNKPQAERSEMALLEKLRFITENNFKRVSYTEAIDILKASKPNKNKKFNYIIEEWGADLQSEHERYLVEKHFKCPVILFDYPADIKAFYMRMNEDGKTVRAMDILFPGIGEIVGGSEREERYDVLLDKIESMGIDKEELWWYLDTRKFGTAPHSGFGLGFERLVLFVTGMTNIRDVIPFPRTPQNAAF; encoded by the coding sequence ATGAAACACACCAAAATTATCGATCTACTTACCGGGAAGGCACTTTTGCACGAAGTAAAAGCAAAAGGTTGGGTAAAGACATTTAGAAACAACCAATTTATTGCTTTAAATGACGGATCGACAATCAATAACATCCAATGTGTTGTTGACTTAGATAAGTTTCCTGCTGAATTATTAAAAAAGATTCACACAGGAGCAGCTATTTCTGTAAGAGGTACCCTAATTGAAAGTAGAGGAGCTGGACAAAATGTAGAAATCCAAGTTGAAAACTTAAAAGTTTATGGTGAATCCAATCCAGAAGAGTATCCAATTCAACCGAAAAAACACTCGTTAGAGTTTTTACGTGAAAATGCTCACTTACGAATTAGAACAAACATTTTTGGTGCTATTATGCGCGTAAGAAGTACACTTTCTTATGCTGTACATAAATATTTCCAAGACAATGGTTTCTTTTATTTCAATGCACCAATCATCACAGGATCTGATGCTGAAGGAGCTGGAGAAATGTTTAAAGTAACCAATTTCAATTTAAATAAACTTCCACGTACTGAAGAAGGAACGGTTGATTTCTCTGAAGATTTCTTCGGAAAAGCAACGAACCTAACTGTATCTGGACAATTAGAAGCAGAAACGTATGCTATGGCATTAGGGTCAGTGTATACATTTGGTCCTACTTTCCGTGCAGAAAATTCAAATACATCTCGTCACTTAGCTGAATTCTGGATGATCGAACCTGAGGTTGCTTTCAACAAATTAGCAGACAACATGGATTTAGCAGAGGATTTCATTAAATATGTAATCAACTATACGCTAGAAAAATGTCAGGATGATTTGGCTTTCTTAGAGAAGAGATTACAAGAAGAAGAAAAGAATAAACCACAAGCGGAACGCAGTGAAATGGCTTTACTTGAGAAACTTCGTTTTATCACAGAAAACAATTTTAAACGCGTAAGCTATACAGAGGCTATTGATATTTTAAAAGCTTCTAAGCCGAATAAAAACAAGAAATTCAACTATATCATTGAAGAATGGGGTGCTGATTTACAAAGTGAGCACGAGCGTTATTTAGTTGAGAAACACTTCAAATGTCCAGTAATCTTATTTGATTACCCAGCAGATATCAAAGCATTCTATATGCGTATGAACGAGGATGGAAAAACAGTTCGCGCTATGGATATCTTATTCCCTGGAATTGGAGAGATTGTAGGTGGTTCTGAAAGAGAAGAGCGCTATGACGTTTTATTGGACAAAATCGAGTCCATGGGAATTGACAAAGAAGAGCTTTGGTGGTATTTAGATACCCGTAAGTTCGGTACAGCTCCACACAGTGGATTTGGTCTTGGGTTTGAGCGTTTAGTACTATTCGTTACAGGTATGACGAACATTAGAGACGTTATTCCTTTCCCTAGAACTCCGCAAAATGCAGCGTTTTAA
- a CDS encoding thioredoxin family protein encodes MNKVEIKELNNSFSYAAFRSYVTEALQNNPEKLNLSADYLPYAELNEARLHRLDKTLSVEPEVALVMENLGKEYIWLVISESWCGDAAQSVPMLNKMAELTEKVELRIVFRDQNLELMDQYLTNGGRAIPKLLIVDKETLEVLGDWGPRPADAVQLVNDYKTAHGKFDEDGIILLNKWYTKNKGQQVQQEVAALMTSIDN; translated from the coding sequence ATGAACAAAGTCGAGATAAAAGAATTGAATAATAGCTTTTCGTATGCAGCGTTCCGTTCGTATGTAACAGAGGCTCTGCAAAATAACCCTGAGAAATTAAATCTTTCAGCAGATTATTTACCATATGCTGAATTGAATGAAGCGCGCTTACATCGCTTAGATAAAACGTTGAGTGTAGAGCCTGAAGTTGCTTTGGTCATGGAAAACTTAGGGAAAGAGTACATTTGGTTGGTGATTTCTGAAAGCTGGTGTGGAGATGCAGCTCAGTCTGTACCTATGCTAAATAAAATGGCTGAACTTACAGAAAAAGTGGAGTTGCGTATTGTATTTCGCGACCAAAACTTGGAGTTGATGGATCAATACTTAACCAATGGCGGACGCGCAATTCCAAAGTTGTTAATCGTAGACAAAGAAACGCTGGAAGTACTAGGTGATTGGGGACCACGTCCTGCTGATGCAGTTCAATTAGTCAATGATTACAAAACAGCACACGGAAAATTTGACGAAGATGGAATCATCTTGTTGAACAAGTGGTATACAAAAAATAAAGGTCAACAAGTACAACAAGAAGTTGCAGCATTGATGACCTCAATTGATAACTAA
- the pyrH gene encoding UMP kinase translates to MKYKRILLKLSGEALMGENQYGIDPKRLAEYAAEVKKVHDLGVEIAIVIGGGNIFRGVAGASVGMDRVQGDYMGMLATIINGMALQGALEDAGMLTRLQTALKIEAVAEPYIKRRAVRHLEKGRIVIFGAGTGNPYFTTDTAAVLRGVEINADVILKGTRVDGVYNADPEKDPTAVKFEQITFSDVLTKGLNVMDTTAFTLSRENELPIVVFDMNKENNLLKVCQGDDSVGTTVSVNIN, encoded by the coding sequence ATGAAATACAAAAGAATTCTACTTAAATTAAGTGGAGAAGCTTTAATGGGAGAGAATCAATATGGAATTGACCCTAAGAGATTAGCTGAGTACGCAGCTGAAGTAAAAAAAGTACATGATCTAGGTGTTGAAATAGCGATTGTTATTGGTGGTGGAAATATTTTTAGAGGAGTAGCAGGAGCAAGTGTAGGTATGGATCGCGTTCAAGGAGACTATATGGGAATGCTTGCAACGATTATCAACGGAATGGCGCTTCAAGGTGCTTTAGAAGATGCCGGAATGCTAACTCGTTTACAGACAGCCTTGAAAATCGAAGCTGTTGCTGAGCCTTATATCAAAAGAAGAGCTGTTCGTCACTTGGAAAAAGGTAGAATTGTAATTTTCGGAGCAGGAACAGGAAACCCTTATTTCACTACAGATACAGCTGCAGTATTAAGAGGGGTTGAAATTAACGCTGATGTAATTTTAAAAGGAACACGTGTTGATGGCGTGTACAATGCAGATCCTGAAAAAGATCCTACTGCTGTTAAATTTGAGCAAATCACATTTAGCGACGTACTAACAAAAGGGTTGAATGTAATGGATACTACAGCATTTACCTTGAGTAGAGAAAACGAGTTACCAATTGTGGTATTCGATATGAATAAAGAAAACAATTTACTAAAAGTTTGCCAAGGAGATGATTCAGTAGGAACTACTGTTTCCGTAAACATTAATTAA
- the truB gene encoding tRNA pseudouridine(55) synthase TruB, with the protein MQFSAEAFQEGQVLLIDKPLHWSSFQAVNKIKWLLKKEYGLKKIKVGHAGTLDPLATGLLLICTGKATKTITDLQGQEKEYTGTFHIGATTPSYDLETEINQTFPTNHITEEMIEQTRVSFLGTTEQRPPIFSALKKDGKRLYEHARKGEEVEISTRPITISDFELTRVALPEIDFRVACSKGTYIRSLAFDFGEKLNSGGHLTALRRTKIGDYDVANALSIETFEEKVLDSKSL; encoded by the coding sequence ATGCAATTTTCAGCTGAAGCTTTTCAGGAAGGTCAAGTCTTATTGATTGACAAGCCTTTACATTGGTCTTCTTTCCAAGCCGTAAACAAAATTAAATGGCTCTTAAAGAAAGAATATGGTCTTAAAAAAATCAAAGTAGGACATGCAGGAACGCTAGATCCTTTAGCTACTGGATTATTACTGATTTGTACAGGAAAAGCGACTAAAACAATTACCGATTTACAAGGTCAGGAAAAAGAATACACGGGTACTTTTCATATCGGAGCTACAACTCCTTCTTATGACTTAGAAACCGAAATTAATCAAACATTTCCAACGAATCACATTACGGAAGAAATGATTGAACAAACAAGAGTGAGTTTTCTAGGTACAACCGAACAACGTCCTCCTATTTTTTCCGCCTTAAAAAAAGATGGAAAAAGACTATATGAGCACGCTAGAAAAGGAGAAGAAGTAGAAATAAGCACACGTCCTATTACTATTTCTGACTTTGAACTAACTCGTGTTGCACTACCTGAAATTGATTTCAGAGTTGCTTGTTCCAAAGGAACTTATATTCGTTCACTTGCTTTTGATTTTGGAGAAAAACTAAATAGTGGAGGCCATTTAACGGCATTGCGACGTACGAAGATCGGAGATTATGACGTTGCTAATGCGCTGAGCATCGAGACGTTTGAAGAAAAGGTATTGGATTCTAAATCCCTATAA
- a CDS encoding aldehyde dehydrogenase family protein — MSNNMQFPKFKEKYGNYINGKFVEPVKGNYFDSITPITGKPFAKAAHSTEDDLLLAIDAADKAFETWSRTSATERSNILNRIADRMEQNLDYIAQVETIDNGKAIRETLNADIPLAIDHFRYFAGVIRAEEGSVVELDEHTVSMIVHEPLGVVAQIIPWNFPILMAVWKLAPALAAGNCVVLKPAESTPISIMVLMELIGDLVPAGVINIVNGFGSELGQKLVTNPKISKAAFTGSTATGRLVMQYATENIIPVTLELGGKSPNVFFESIMDHDDEYLDKAIEGAVLFAFNQGEICTCPSRLLIQESIYDKFIARVIERVKAIKVGNPLDPTTMMGAQASKIQYDKINSYLKLGKEEGAEVLVGGEVNHLGGDLETGYYIQPTLFKGHNKMRIFQEEIFGPVLAVTTFKDEKEAIEIANDTLYGLGAGVWTRDAHQLYQIPRAIKAGRVWVNNYHNYPAGAPFGGYKQSGIGRENHKMMLGHYRQTKNMLISYNKNKLGFF, encoded by the coding sequence ATGTCAAACAACATGCAATTCCCCAAGTTTAAAGAAAAATATGGCAATTATATCAACGGAAAATTCGTTGAACCTGTAAAAGGAAACTACTTTGATTCTATTACGCCTATTACGGGAAAACCGTTTGCCAAAGCAGCTCACTCCACAGAAGACGATTTACTTTTAGCCATTGATGCGGCAGATAAAGCCTTTGAAACATGGAGCCGTACATCAGCGACAGAACGCAGTAATATTTTGAACCGCATTGCGGATCGCATGGAGCAAAATTTAGATTATATCGCTCAAGTGGAAACCATAGACAACGGAAAAGCTATTCGCGAAACACTGAATGCCGATATTCCATTGGCTATTGACCATTTCCGTTATTTTGCAGGTGTGATTCGCGCAGAAGAAGGTTCGGTAGTAGAACTTGATGAGCATACAGTTTCTATGATTGTACATGAACCCCTTGGTGTGGTAGCTCAAATTATTCCTTGGAACTTCCCAATTTTAATGGCGGTTTGGAAATTAGCTCCAGCATTAGCAGCAGGAAACTGTGTGGTACTGAAACCAGCAGAAAGTACGCCAATTTCGATTATGGTATTGATGGAATTGATTGGAGATTTAGTTCCAGCAGGGGTAATCAATATTGTCAATGGATTTGGTTCTGAATTAGGTCAAAAACTAGTAACCAATCCTAAAATTAGCAAAGCGGCGTTTACAGGTTCTACAGCAACAGGACGCTTAGTGATGCAATACGCAACAGAAAATATTATTCCCGTTACTTTAGAGCTAGGAGGAAAGTCGCCAAACGTATTCTTTGAATCGATTATGGATCACGACGATGAATACTTAGACAAAGCCATTGAAGGTGCAGTATTATTCGCTTTTAACCAAGGTGAAATTTGTACTTGTCCGTCTCGTTTGTTGATTCAAGAAAGTATTTACGATAAATTTATTGCACGTGTTATTGAGCGCGTAAAAGCAATCAAGGTTGGAAATCCATTAGATCCAACAACGATGATGGGAGCACAAGCATCCAAAATTCAATACGACAAGATTAATTCGTACCTGAAATTGGGGAAAGAAGAAGGAGCTGAAGTATTGGTAGGAGGAGAAGTGAACCACTTAGGCGGGGATCTAGAAACAGGATATTACATCCAACCAACCTTGTTTAAAGGACACAATAAGATGCGTATTTTCCAAGAGGAAATTTTCGGACCTGTATTAGCTGTAACGACATTCAAAGATGAAAAAGAGGCGATTGAAATTGCCAATGATACTTTGTATGGATTAGGAGCAGGAGTATGGACGCGTGATGCGCACCAATTATACCAAATTCCAAGAGCAATTAAAGCTGGACGTGTTTGGGTAAACAACTACCATAATTATCCTGCAGGAGCTCCATTTGGAGGATATAAGCAATCGGGTATTGGACGTGAAAATCACAAAATGATGTTAGGCCATTATCGCCAAACAAAAAACATGTTGATTTCTTATAATAAAAACAAATTAGGATTCTTTTAA
- a CDS encoding undecaprenyl-diphosphate phosphatase, whose product MDLIQAILLAIVEGLTEYLPVSSTAHMIFLSSYYGIQEDDFVKLFQTAIQFGAILAVVVLYWRKFFDFSRISFYKKLVFAVIPALVLGKLLDDKIDAVLGETIYIAIMLIVGGFVLIFIDKYFKNPKTVREEDITIKQAVTIGFWQCLAMMPGTSRSAASIIGGMQQGLSRQVAAEFSFFLAVPTMAAVTVYSIVFKKYESGKMGYELLFDNTDNLKLFLLGNVLAFIVSIFAIKFFIGIIKKYGFKPWGYYRIIAGVLLLIYFGYLKN is encoded by the coding sequence ATGGATTTAATACAAGCCATCCTTCTAGCTATTGTAGAAGGACTTACTGAATATTTACCTGTTTCATCTACCGCTCATATGATCTTTTTGAGCTCGTATTACGGGATTCAGGAAGATGATTTCGTCAAACTTTTTCAAACCGCTATTCAATTCGGAGCTATCTTAGCTGTAGTTGTTCTTTATTGGCGTAAATTTTTTGATTTCAGTCGTATTTCATTCTATAAAAAATTAGTTTTTGCTGTTATTCCAGCCCTTGTTTTAGGGAAGCTATTGGACGATAAAATCGATGCTGTTTTAGGAGAAACCATCTACATTGCTATTATGCTAATTGTCGGAGGATTTGTTCTAATTTTTATTGATAAATACTTCAAAAATCCAAAAACAGTACGCGAAGAAGACATTACCATCAAGCAAGCGGTAACGATTGGTTTTTGGCAATGTTTAGCCATGATGCCTGGAACAAGCCGATCTGCAGCCTCAATTATCGGAGGAATGCAACAAGGACTTTCTCGTCAGGTAGCTGCTGAATTCTCATTCTTTTTAGCGGTACCTACTATGGCTGCTGTAACAGTTTATTCAATCGTATTCAAAAAATACGAATCTGGAAAAATGGGATATGAATTACTTTTTGACAATACAGACAACTTAAAATTATTCCTTTTAGGCAATGTTCTAGCGTTTATCGTTTCTATTTTTGCCATAAAATTTTTCATTGGAATTATCAAAAAATACGGATTTAAACCTTGGGGATATTACCGCATCATTGCGGGTGTCCTTTTATTGATTTACTTCGGATACTTAAAAAACTAA
- a CDS encoding YiiX/YebB-like N1pC/P60 family cysteine hydrolase produces the protein MKKILALIVLLSTISYAQQTTFKEGDLIFQNLKCGPLCDAINEVTYGYEGLNFNHMGMVIEHEGSLQVIEATSPEVCITPLDQFLNKTTEPMYLGRVLAKYEKLLPKAKEFALEQVGVPYDDNYLYANGKYYCSELIYDAFKSANKNKEFFRLHPMTYRSKYTGEYFPVWVQYFEKLDQVIPEGAIGCNPAGMSWSKNITIVGPIVP, from the coding sequence ATGAAAAAAATACTAGCGCTTATTGTTTTACTATCCACAATAAGCTATGCTCAGCAGACAACGTTTAAAGAGGGAGATTTGATTTTTCAAAACCTAAAATGTGGTCCACTTTGTGACGCAATTAATGAAGTGACCTATGGATATGAGGGATTAAACTTCAATCATATGGGAATGGTTATTGAACACGAGGGCAGCTTACAAGTAATAGAAGCTACTTCGCCAGAAGTATGTATCACTCCGCTAGATCAGTTTTTAAACAAGACTACAGAGCCTATGTATTTAGGACGAGTACTTGCAAAATACGAGAAATTACTTCCGAAAGCGAAAGAATTTGCTTTGGAACAAGTTGGCGTTCCTTATGACGATAATTATTTATATGCCAATGGTAAATACTACTGTTCAGAACTTATTTATGATGCCTTTAAATCAGCCAATAAAAACAAAGAGTTTTTTAGATTGCATCCCATGACGTATCGCTCAAAATACACAGGAGAATACTTTCCTGTTTGGGTACAATACTTTGAAAAATTAGACCAAGTCATCCCTGAAGGAGCTATAGGATGTAATCCCGCAGGCATGTCTTGGTCAAAAAACATCACTATTGTAGGTCCTATCGTACCATAG